In a genomic window of Verrucomicrobiia bacterium:
- a CDS encoding cell division protein FtsZ has product MNTDQTSSLSIRFLGVGNAGAAMLDRLLARSLPGIGSAVIDTDEASLAACAAAEKVCLEARTFRGLGTGGDPERGRELAEEQFGRLKSLCEGAQVVFLFAGLGGGVGSGAAPVVARAAKECGALVLGFVALPFDFEGARRMRQAERAHDALREFADGVVGWPNQKVFKLVDESTTVADTLRLANERMADGVCGLWRLLTQRGLMDVQFTDLCAVLRNAHQDAFFAAVEAAGSSRAAVAAEMLLAHPLLEGGAALAGTSAVLVGISAGANLTMAEVGRVMEAVNSRCGEAQVFVGAAEDATLGDRLHITLVGARPGAAAVEPLEAPKLRRGRPAPGELESEIEPEFLEKRATPRPRSRYVAPRPDMSPDQVEELARRQASGNLRGRKTNAKMRQGQLPLEIVSKGRFDKSEPTIRDGQDLDVPTFVRRNMVFN; this is encoded by the coding sequence ATGAACACCGACCAAACTTCCTCGCTCTCCATCCGCTTCCTCGGCGTCGGCAACGCGGGCGCCGCCATGCTGGACCGGCTCCTGGCCCGCTCGCTGCCCGGCATCGGCAGCGCGGTGATCGACACCGACGAAGCCTCCCTCGCGGCATGCGCGGCCGCAGAAAAAGTGTGCCTGGAAGCCCGGACTTTCCGCGGCCTCGGCACGGGCGGCGACCCCGAACGCGGCCGGGAACTGGCCGAGGAACAATTCGGCCGGCTGAAGTCCCTGTGCGAGGGGGCGCAGGTGGTTTTTCTCTTTGCCGGGCTCGGTGGCGGTGTCGGCAGCGGCGCTGCTCCCGTGGTGGCCCGGGCCGCGAAGGAATGTGGCGCGCTGGTTTTGGGCTTTGTCGCCCTGCCGTTCGACTTCGAAGGTGCCCGCCGGATGCGCCAGGCGGAACGCGCGCATGACGCACTGCGCGAATTTGCCGACGGCGTGGTGGGCTGGCCCAACCAGAAAGTGTTCAAGCTCGTGGACGAAAGCACCACCGTCGCGGACACGCTGCGCCTCGCCAACGAGCGCATGGCCGACGGCGTCTGCGGTTTGTGGCGGTTGCTGACGCAGCGGGGCCTGATGGACGTGCAGTTCACGGACCTGTGCGCCGTCCTGCGCAATGCCCATCAGGATGCGTTCTTTGCCGCCGTCGAGGCGGCCGGCTCGTCCCGTGCCGCCGTGGCGGCGGAGATGCTGCTGGCGCATCCGCTGCTCGAAGGCGGCGCGGCGCTCGCGGGCACCAGCGCCGTGCTCGTTGGCATTTCGGCGGGCGCGAATTTGACGATGGCCGAAGTGGGCCGCGTCATGGAGGCGGTGAACAGCCGCTGCGGCGAGGCGCAGGTGTTCGTTGGCGCAGCGGAGGACGCCACGCTTGGGGACCGGCTGCACATTACGCTGGTGGGCGCCCGGCCCGGCGCGGCGGCGGTGGAACCGCTCGAAGCGCCCAAACTGCGGCGCGGCCGGCCGGCGCCCGGCGAACTGGAATCCGAAATTGAACCCGAATTTTTGGAGAAACGAGCCACCCCGCGGCCGCGTTCCCGTTATGTGGCGCCCCGGCCTGACATGTCACCCGACCAGGTGGAGGAACTGGCCCGGCGCCAGGCGTCCGGCAATTTGCGCGGCCGCAAAACGAACGCCAAGATGCGTCAGGGCCAGCTGCCGCTGGAGATTGTTTCCAAGGGCCGGTTCGACAAGAGCGAGCCCACCATTCGCGATGGTCAGGATTTGGATGTGCCGACCTTCGTGCGGCGCAACATGGTGTTCAATTGA
- the ftsA gene encoding cell division protein FtsA: MFDSSSIIVGLEIGTSKVCAVVGELSDEGALNIIGIGQAPSRGVRKGEIVDAPAAEETIREAIVQAEAMADVEIRSVYLGVTGGHLRGFTNHGVHPVVSADREITQDDVDDVVKNAKSVNLPAENSIIHAIRQHFVVDGQTGVTNPVGMLGARLEVDVHVVHGNTNRIHNAVRAVKGLQLEVEAVVYNGLAASLAVLTNEQKETGALVIDLGGGTTDYVVYMDGIIKHTGTLAVGGDHVSNDLAFGLKVPLGRAEALKIEHGTAIFDAAVRGEMITFKSASTGFDRSVCKEHLQLIMAARLEETFQLIAEDIERAGLLNYLGAGVFLCGGGARIPRVADLAGQAFGLPITLGRTNCINGIKAALDHPEFATAIGLVRFGSFQQRKPRAGHPLAQTVKNTLGSLFRRG, from the coding sequence ATGTTTGATTCATCCTCCATCATCGTCGGCCTCGAAATTGGCACGTCCAAGGTTTGCGCCGTCGTCGGCGAACTGAGCGACGAAGGGGCCCTGAACATCATCGGCATCGGGCAGGCGCCGTCGCGCGGCGTGCGCAAGGGCGAAATTGTCGATGCCCCGGCGGCCGAGGAAACCATCCGCGAAGCCATCGTGCAGGCCGAGGCGATGGCCGACGTGGAAATCCGCAGCGTTTACCTCGGCGTGACCGGCGGCCACCTCCGCGGCTTCACCAATCACGGCGTGCATCCCGTTGTGTCGGCGGACCGCGAAATCACGCAGGACGACGTGGACGACGTGGTGAAAAATGCCAAGTCGGTGAATTTGCCGGCCGAGAACTCCATCATCCACGCCATCCGCCAGCACTTCGTCGTGGACGGCCAGACCGGGGTGACCAATCCTGTCGGCATGCTGGGCGCGCGGCTCGAGGTGGACGTCCACGTGGTGCACGGCAACACCAACCGCATTCACAACGCCGTGCGCGCCGTGAAGGGGCTGCAACTGGAGGTCGAGGCGGTGGTTTACAACGGACTCGCGGCCTCGCTTGCCGTGTTGACCAACGAGCAGAAGGAAACGGGCGCGCTGGTCATCGACCTCGGCGGCGGCACGACCGATTACGTCGTCTACATGGACGGCATCATCAAGCACACCGGCACGCTGGCCGTCGGTGGCGACCACGTATCCAACGACCTCGCCTTCGGCTTGAAGGTGCCGCTGGGCCGGGCGGAGGCGCTCAAGATCGAGCACGGCACGGCCATTTTTGACGCGGCCGTGCGCGGGGAAATGATCACGTTCAAGAGCGCTTCGACCGGCTTTGACCGGTCGGTGTGCAAGGAGCATCTCCAGCTCATCATGGCGGCGCGCCTCGAGGAAACCTTTCAGTTGATTGCCGAGGACATCGAGCGCGCCGGGCTGCTGAATTATCTCGGAGCGGGCGTGTTCCTTTGCGGCGGCGGGGCGCGCATCCCGCGCGTGGCCGACCTCGCCGGACAAGCGTTCGGGCTGCCCATTACCTTGGGGCGCACCAACTGCATCAACGGCATCAAGGCCGCGCTCGATCACCCGGAATTTGCCACGGCCATCGGGCTGGTCCGCTTCGGCTCCTTTCAGCAACGCAAACCGCGGGCGGGCCATCCGCTGGCGCAAACCGTGAAGAACACCTTGGGCAGCCTTTTCCGGCGTGGTTGA
- a CDS encoding FtsQ-type POTRA domain-containing protein: MWFKRKARNRRLHGGTVLDVKLRSDQARATRTRALAIGLSVLFGTVFCFYLLWRAGLLAVNELVYQNPAFSIAEVDARTDGVILPDQIKRWAGVKIGDNLMALDLAHVKRDLELVPVIQSVTVERVLPRVLRIRVTERQAVAEVNVARPRPGGGLQVVAMQLDAEGYVMLPLDPRLRTTPLGQPEEPLPVLTGVNIYELQTGRRVESPQVRAALELIAKFNESPMAALVVLKRVDVTSPDVLVATTGQGSEITFGLRELDQQLLRWREIYDQGMRYRRAIATLDLAVPNNIPATWLEASAVPAPTPKPVKPTRTRRRNV, from the coding sequence TGCTCGATGTCAAGCTGCGCTCCGATCAGGCGCGGGCCACGCGCACCCGGGCCCTGGCCATCGGCTTGAGCGTCCTCTTTGGCACGGTCTTCTGTTTTTACCTGCTCTGGCGCGCGGGTTTACTCGCGGTCAACGAGCTCGTTTACCAGAACCCCGCCTTTTCCATCGCGGAAGTGGATGCGCGCACGGATGGCGTCATCCTGCCCGATCAAATCAAGCGCTGGGCCGGGGTGAAAATCGGCGACAACCTCATGGCGCTGGACCTCGCGCACGTGAAGCGCGACCTCGAACTGGTGCCCGTCATCCAGTCGGTGACGGTGGAACGCGTGCTGCCGCGGGTGTTGCGCATCCGCGTCACGGAACGCCAGGCCGTCGCGGAGGTCAACGTCGCCCGGCCGCGTCCGGGCGGCGGACTGCAGGTGGTGGCGATGCAGCTGGACGCCGAAGGCTACGTCATGCTGCCGCTGGATCCGCGCCTGCGCACGACGCCGCTGGGGCAGCCCGAGGAGCCGTTGCCGGTGCTGACGGGCGTCAACATCTATGAACTGCAGACCGGCCGGCGGGTCGAGTCGCCCCAGGTGCGCGCGGCGCTGGAATTGATCGCCAAATTCAACGAATCGCCCATGGCGGCGCTGGTGGTTTTGAAACGCGTGGATGTCACATCGCCGGACGTGCTCGTGGCCACCACGGGGCAGGGCAGCGAGATCACCTTTGGCCTGCGGGAACTCGACCAGCAACTGCTGCGCTGGCGCGAGATTTATGACCAGGGCATGCGCTATCGCCGCGCGATTGCCACACTCGATCTGGCGGTTCCGAACAATATTCCCGCGACCTGGCTCGAAGCGAGCGCTGTGCCCGCACCGACGCCCAAGCCGGTCAAACCCACCCGCACCCGCAGACGCAATGTTTGA